One region of Bactrocera neohumeralis isolate Rockhampton chromosome 5, APGP_CSIRO_Bneo_wtdbg2-racon-allhic-juicebox.fasta_v2, whole genome shotgun sequence genomic DNA includes:
- the LOC126758108 gene encoding serine-rich adhesin for platelets isoform X5 — MDAVVLHSDIARLVLGYLKRQKLESTSRLFCKTSPHLKHEFTVYRSGFTPHSFCPDLEDIICEYVNIKHIVDRFVSSLTSSQRFELFELKLPEKVKLLLERSLATNSKTQQSENSTHNKNITKNNSNASSNINSDKENTANKHPKQKRKRDAVAYSSDERLSPFFLSSKNIKRRRILEPFCFISTKQQNLQRQRQTAQTPSTSGDQTEQTDDENEEDTLDEDSNEPENEEENGLHHNETDLSLLEKPTKESTPHSKSANGKFSTPSVPELSQAILDNPQFQMKLVDNINQALNNSKCGETRAEVSNPTASTSKMSVNENNLSEEQQIITSNEMLDQMVKDILKATEQDPAFDAIVENVVGASIQPANASAGVQCNINAAEAAPQQQLISMPAGFDHQQQQQQQQFTFVQQHQQAQLTLPTLSTISQQPTDSSTAPRTPLIIRTAISASNTSLNSGAGDAQILSTLTANNSFGSLIDPNFSISKLIVLNSNDSAQKEAPGGEQIIGNITADNLINHLTNVGDATGDEQQVFIDNATGQFVLLADEGILANFPFLLNGEAPAGQQPQNTVIVSSAQKVNAAEENEIEGKIVPCTACKKPQDATVPTSLQSRTTADSETPSGSGIVNMKAFKSLSTPRKRTSHVRTLSFSPKTTAGSQAAQKSSLRPNPIAEECEELANSADIPERPIIKNVEILPALGGPIDASANESSNSCSVPPLFVTEESSNQTVIKTELSLRETGVVEKTDKIDNKIKSAVSGLNADTPKRKQVRKTAVRACKRQLSKSSDESETKPAPTTEVEQNEESEKSASLSEPPAGEQRVENVKDDKMMEEWLRLRNASNRDLDSRLRQINAEQHAVLPKSVRRDKNTSVKRRSLRRKRQTISKRMRKKARQEAHTKALLAESEADASIVEDEPKEVVKPDIRIVEKSKRGKCTIESRRVSKDRNSKEFNIKIPTPQKDKRETLTKTKSESVESASTDKAGTNDDAVDGTAYAEPATQTADNTSVHVSEEHKEQERDRRTANIACLLDTPFKAPTLMDAIPPTPGKPVPSLDTPAAKLRTVDGDMQLSTSYLFGSLTKSELDTPQLSAITPGLRFTPFGSSRDVTPRSGTAPTDYSSGGSYYKPDESEDLDRNFEKLLRDSAQKQRQEEEERAKLLEQHLNAEEVKSALFEEPRQTVVDEREQAEAEAEKICVEIPAEKLRVEPIVLKRVKSFGAEGTESTEATSNIDPHYTLVSDLPEICAEGESSDSSSTASTSTSSSSSNSSTSSSSSSTNSSSTTDEEESATHEKETPTKNANLSLSLDNLSTISSTEDEEWQKLAVTEEENSQLVSNDGEVRYPVRSWLTPSKVDPQAAVETHEQAPATTIKVTVPLKSAEKKNRLEDDLQQKRERMMEKLKQDANQRRVKQPIATTTPSVSKSAALIASRKLVAMREKAKILPAKATMLPTNLEVSQVKLAVEVQEKRTMEVLTALQLSAKKQAPQFSSDSDAGKARKPITVPPMASLDDNATTTLFTQAPTAAVYELTEKTERLPLKTLISKVKAKQRQCEQIEALPALKRSRTTRVGRKKIVRKPLGFKGTNAPETVFEPDQLEEVKTPHKAMTKSVAEQEGSGGKDAVVSPVPRIRIKTPTGLTADRPSALRVSPRLLGNKKSRLKDGNADEKEDGKEDTSEEAVVSGKSKKPLKAAKSKAATTAKRLLATVTKKSPVRTRMTKSKRTAPTEVLQAKIILEEQKQDEDKVRDEQPSEKQKSAGEEILPVEHAKSDKSDSSEKVEKTKSEKKKYTEKKEKESKQLDKPTKASKKDKEAEKIKQTDRPTSAETKSGKHPVTETTVTAQKRKPIDNIETVDDKEDMTKQKTEATSRSKIIDDASITNENTKTQDATKEIQTRKDTRCEGHESNVDPLDENIQDQAIEKKKLTKENEAAEIAPKPEVLPTSTTNMETETADTAETSEEDPLEHCELTSVTDEDPVRFISVTYDGPDGAPANPLPRRDFTNFKMVVAFDEEEKHIWRISNEMVLFSASPASQQIRNIPKKRKVRINTCGSSDNDNITTVGVVHSTTTTSRQATNATVNSSEDRNQRENSSNEAKPVATSTPISAPATSSTEEPRRRTTRITRNAVAGTEVASGSASAPPAEVAATSSAGPTDVLEIDDIESLLSRLHGKEN; from the exons atggATGCCGTTGTTTTGCATTCGGACATTGCGCGTCTTGTGCTAG GCTATTTAAAAAGACAAAAGTTGGAAAGTACATCGCGACTATTTTGTAAGACATCACCACATCTCAAGCATGAATTTACAGTATATCGGAGCGGTTTTACGCCACACAGTTTTTGTCCGGATTTGGAGGATattatatgtgaatatgtaaatatcaaACATATTG TCGATCGTTTCGTGTCTTCATTGACGAGTAGTCAACGTTTTGAACTTTTCGAACTCAAGCTTCCCGAGAAAGTCAAGTTATTGTTGGAGCGTAGTTTGGCGACAAATTCGAAAACACAGCAATCCGAAAATTCCacgcataataaaaatattacaaaaaacaattcaaatgcCAGCAGTAACATAAATTCAGATAAAGAGAACACAGCGAACAAACATcctaaacaaaaaagaaaacg TGATGCAGTAGCATACTCTTCTGATGAGCGCCTAAGTCCTTTCTTCTTAAGCAGCAAAAACATAAAACGGCGACGCATTTTAGAACCGTTTTGCTTCATAAGCacgaaacaacaaaatttacaacgtCAACGCCAAACTGCACAAACACCTTCAACAAGCGGCGATCAAACAGAGCAGACAGATGATGAAAATGAAGAGGACACTCTCGACGAAGATAGTAATGAACCggaaaatgaagaagaaaatgGGCTGCATCATAATGAAACGGACTTGTCACTACTGGAAAAACCGACAAAAGAATCAACGCCGCACAGTAAATCGGctaatggaaaattttcaacacCATCTGTGCCG GAACTATCGCAAGCAATATTGGACAATCCacaatttcaaatgaaattagtAGATAATATTAATCAAGCGCTCAATAACTCGAAATGCGGTGAAACACGGGCAGAAGTTAGTAATCCCACAGCGTCCACTTCCAAAATGTCAGTTAATGAGAATAATCTCTCCGAGGAGCAGCAAATTATCACTTCTAATGAAATGTTGGATCAGATGGTCAAGGACATTTTGAAAGCTACTGAGCAGGACCCGGCTTTCGATGCAATTGTCGAAAATGTTGTTGGTG caTCCATACAGCCGGCAAACGCCTCAGCCGGTGTACAATGTAATATCAATGCTGCAGAAGCCGCGCCACAACAGCAACTAATTAGTATGCCGGCGGGGTTCgaccaccaacaacagcaacagcagcaacaatttaCATTTgtacaacaacatcagcaagCACAATTAACACTACCAACTTTATCGACAATATCACAACAACCAACAGATTCCAGTACAGCTCCGCGGACACCCCTAATCATACGTACGGCTATATCGGCATCGAATACTTCACTGAATAGCGGTGCTGGCGATGCGCAAATTTTGTCTACGCTCACAGCAAATAATTCCTTTGGTTCCTTGATCGATCCGAACTTTTCGATATCAAAGTTGATCGTATTAAATTCGAATGATAGTGCACAAAAGGAGGCACCGGGTGGTGAACAGATCATTGGAAATATCACCGCTGACAATTTAATCAATCATTTGACGAATGTCGGCGATGCGACTGGGGATGAGCAG CAGGTTTTCATCGATAACGCAACCGGTCAATTTGTACTTCTTGCCGACGAGGGTATATTGgcaaattttccatttcttctCAACGGTGAAG CGCCTGCAGGCCAACAGCCACAAAACACAGTTATCGTGTCCAGTGCGCAGAAAGTAAATGCGGCCGAAGAAAACGAAATCGAAGGCAAAATAGTGCCGTGCACCGCATGTAAAAAACCACAAGATGCTACGGTTCCCACCTCGCTGCAATCTCGTACAACAGCAGATAGTGAGACACCCAGTGGAAGTGGTATAGTGaatatgaaagcttttaaaagcttgtCGACACCACGCAAACGCACCTCACATGTGCGCACGTTATCATTCTCACCGAAGACAACGGCTGGAAGTCAAGCTGCGCAGAAATCAAGCTTGCGTCCTAATCCTATCGCAGAGGAGTGCGAAGAGTTGGCCAATTCGGCTGATATACCGGAGCGACCCATcataaaaaatgtggaaattctGCCAGCTCTAGGCGGGCCCATCGACGCTAGCGCAAATGAAAGCAGCAATAGCTGTAGCGTCCCGCCTTTATTCGTCACCGAAGAAAGTAGCAATCAGACTGTCATAAAAACCGAGTTATCACTACGAGAGACCGGTGTAGTGGAGAAAACGGACAAaatagacaataaaataaaatctgcTGTAAGTGGCCTGAATGCAGATACACCGAAACGCAAACAGGTCCGCAAAACCGCGGTACGCGCATGCAAACGTCAACTTTCGAAATCTTCGGATGAATCTGAAACCAAGCCAGCGCCTACAACCGAAGTGGAACAAAATGAAGAATCGGAAAAAAGCGCGTCTCTAAGCGAGCCACCGGCCGGAGAGCAACGAGTAGAAAATGTAAAAGATGACAAAATGATGGAGGAATGGTTGCGCTTGCGTAATGCTTCCAATCGTGATCTCGACTCGCGTTTGCGTCAGATTAATGCCGAGCAACACGCCGTATTGCCGAAATCGGTGCGCAGAGATAAAAATACGTCGGTGAAACGGCGTAGTTTGCGGCGAAAAAGACAGACAATCTCTAAGCGCATGCGCAAAAAGGCGCGGCAGGAGGCGCACACAAAAGCACTGCTCGCGGAGAGTGAAGCGGACGCGTCAATCGTTGAGGATGAGCCTAAGGAAGTTGTGAAACCCGATATAAGAATCGTGGAAAAGTCGAAACGCGGCAAGTGTACAATCGAGAGCCGACGCGTGAGCAAAGATCGCAACAGCAAagaattcaatataaaaattccAACACCGCAAAAGGACAAACGCGAAACGCTAACAAAAACGAAAAGCGAAAGCGTGGAGAGCGCCAGCACCGACAAAGCTGGAACAAATGATGATGCAGTCGATGGTACAGCATACGCAGAGCCTGCAACGCAAACTGCAGACAACACAAGCGTGCATGTATCGGAAGAGCACAAAGAGCAGGAGCGCGATCGTCGTACAGCAAATATTGCTTGTCTGCTGGATACACCCTTTAAAGCGCCAACGTTAATGGATGCAATCCCGCCTACACCGGGAAAACCGGTACCCTCCCTAGACACGCCTGCCGCCAAGCTACGCACTGTTGATGGCGATATGCAACTTTCGACCTCATATCTATTTGGTTCGCTGACAAAAAGCGAATTAGATACCCCACAATTGAGTGCAATAACGCCCGGTTTGCGCTTTACACCATTCGGCTCCAGTCGGGATGTGACACCACGTAGTGGAACAGCACCAACGGATTATTCCTCCGGTGGTTCGTACTATAAACCGGATGAATCGGAAGATTTAGATcgcaattttgaaaaacttttaagAGATTCAGCGCAAAAGCAACGACAAGAAGAGGAGGAGCGAGCAAAACTGCTGGAACAGCATTTAAATGCAGAGGAGGTGAAAAGTGCGCTCTTTGAAGAACCAAGACAAACAGTGGTTGACGAGAGGGAACAAGCGGAAGCAGAAGCTGAGAAAATATGTGTGGAAATACCAGCTGAGAAACTGAGAGTCGAACCCATAGTACTGAAACGCGTTAAATCATTTGGCGCTGAAGGCACAGAGAGCACCGAAGCGACCTCAAATATCGACCCCCATTATACGCTCGTTTCAGATTTGCCTGAAATTTGTGCGGAAGGTGAGTCGTCCGATTCCTCCAGCACAGCTTCTACTTCTACGTCCTCATCTTCATCGAACAGTTCCACAAGTAGCTCGAGTTCTTCAACGAATTCCAGTAGCACAACGGACGAGGAGGAGTCAGCAACGCATGAAAAGGAAACGCCGACCAAAAATGCTAACCTGTCTTTATCGCTAGATAATCTCTCAACAATAAGTAGTACAGAAGATGAAGAGTGGCAGAAGTTAGCTGTCACAGAGGAAGAGAATTCACAGTTGGTAAGCAATGATGGTGAAGTACGTTACCCGGTACGTAGTTGGCTAACGCCGAGCAAAGTCGATCCGCAAGCAGCAGTCGAGACCCACGAGCAAGCGCCAGCGACTACTATTAAGGTAACAGTACCATTGAAATCGGCCGAGAAAAAGAATCGCTTGGAGGACGATTTGCAGCAAAAACGTGAACGCATGATGGAGAAGCTGAAGCAAGATGCCAATCAGCGGCGTGTTAAACAACCGATAGCTACAACAACACCATCAGTTAGCAAGAGCGCTGCGCTGATTGCGAGCCGCAAGCTTGTGGCGATGAGAGAGAAAGCCAAAATTCTACCGGCGAAAGCGACTATGCTGCCAACTAATTTAGAGGTAAGTCAAGTCAAACTCGCTGTGGAAGTACAGGAGAAGCGTACCATGGAAGTACTGACAGCGCTACAGCTTTCCGCCAAGAAACAAGCTCCACAGTTCAGCTCGGATAGTGACGCTGGCAAAGCGCGCAAACCGATCACTGTGCCACCAATGGCCTCGCTGGACGACAATGCAACCACTACGCTCTTCACACAAGCGCCAACCGCTGCTGTGTACGAGTTGACAGAGAAAACCGAGCGACTGCCGTTAAAGACGCTCATCTCGAAAGTGAAAGCAAAGCAAAGGCAGTGCGAACAAATTGAAGCGCTGCCGGCTTTGAAACGCTCACGTACCACAAGGGTGGGACGCAAGAAAATTGTACGCAAACCGCTCGGCTTCAAGGGCACCAACGCGCCCGAAACTGTTTTCGAACCCGATCAATTGGAGGAAGTGAAAACACCGCATAAAGCAATGACGAAAAGCGTGGCGGAGCAGGAAGGTAGTGGTGGAAAAGATGCTGTTGTTAGTCCTGTACCAAGGATAAGAATAAAAACACCGACAGGGTTAACTGCCGACAGACCCAGCGCATTACGTGTTTCGCCGCGTTTGCTTGGCAACAAAAAGAGTAGATTGAAGGATGGTAATGCGGACGAGAAAGAAGATGGCAAAGAAGATACATCGGAGGAAGCCGTAGTAAGCGGCAAATCCAAGAAACCACTAAAAGCTGCGAAGTCCAAGGCGGCAACCACGGCTAAAAGGTTGTTAGCGACTGTTACCAAAAAGTCACCTGTACGTACTAGAATGACGAAAAGCAAAAGAACGGCGCCGACCGAAGTAttacaagcaaaaataatattggAAGAGCAAAAGCAAGACGAGGATAAGGTTAGAGACGAACAACCAAGTGAGAAGCAAAAGTCTGCAGGTGAGGAGATATTACCAGTTGAGCATGCGAAATCTGACAAGTCTGACAGTAgcgaaaaagttgaaaaaaccaaatccgaaaagaaaaaatatactgAGAAAAAGGAAAAGGAGTCAAAACAGTTGGATAAACCAACGAAGGCATCCAAAAAGGACAAAGAagctgaaaaaattaaacaaacagaTAGGCCCACGTCAGCTGAAACGAAGTCCGGAAAACACCCGGTTACAGAAACAACTGTTACGGCGCAGAAAAGAAAGCCCATAGATAATATAGAAACTGTAGATGATAAAGAAGAcatgacaaaacaaaaaactgaagcGACATCCAGGAGCAAAATTATTGACGATGCGAGCATAACAAATGAAAATACCAAAACACAAGACGCTACTAAAGAAATACAGACACGAAAAGATACCAGATGTGAAGGACACGAATCAAATGTTGACCCACTTGATGAAAATATACAAGATCaagcaattgagaagaaaaaaTTGACGAAAGAGAATGAAGCTGCAGAGATCGCGCCAAAACCGGAAGTCTTGCCGACATCAACCACAAATATGGAGACTGAAACTGCTGACACTGCCGAAACCTCCGAAGAAGATCCATTAGAGCATTGCGAACTAACGTCTGTTACGGATGAGGATCCGGTACGCTTTATATCAGTTACCTATGACGGTCCCGATGGTGCGCCAGCAAATCCCTTGCCACGACGAGATTTTACAAACTTCAAAATGGTCGTTGCCTTCGATGAGGAGGAGAAACACATTTGGCGCATCAGCAACGAAATGGTTTTGTTCAGTGCATCGCCCGCATCACAACAAATACGTAACATTCCGAAGAAACGTAAAGTGCGAATAAATACATGCGGCAGCAGTGATAATGATAACATCACCACTGTAGGTGTAGTACATAGTACGACAACAACATCACGGCAAGCAACCAATGCGACTGTTAACAGCAGTGAAGACCGCAATCAAAGGGAGAACAGTTCGAATGAAGCCAAACCAGTAGCAACGTCTACACCCATCTCTGCGCCAGCCACGAGCAGTACAGAAGAACCACGAAGGCGGACGAC CAGAATAACAAGAAATGCTGTCGCTGGTACGGAAGTGGCGAGTGGTTCTGCGTCGGCGCCACCAGCAGAAGTAGCAGCGACGAGCTCTGCTGGTCCTACAGATGTTCTCGAAATAGATGACATTGAATCGCTACTTTCGCGTTTGCATGGGAAAGAGAACTAA